From Helicobacter anatolicus:
TGAGTTTTACAACCTAGATTCATATCTACGAAGCATGTAAAGTCTTTTAAGCATTTTCTTTTTCGCATTAATTTTTTGTTTCTTTCTCTTTTCGGTTTTAGATTCAAAAAATCTTCTAGCGCGACATTCAGTTACTACCAGATTACGATCTGTTTGCTTTTTAAACTTGCGGTATGCTTCATCAAATGATTCATTTTCACGAACTTTGATACCAGGCATAAAATCACCCACTTTCTTTAAAAATTTTAAGCAAGATAAATCCTGCAGCACTATTTTACGATATTTTTCAAAATTTTCAAATAATTTTAAAGTTTTTTAGCTACAATTGTTTTTCTACAAAATATTACATAAATGTGTCCATAGCTCAGCTGAATAGAGCAACAGGTTGCGGTCCTGTAGGTCGGGGGTTTGAATCCCTCTGGGCATACCATACTTAATAATTTAAAAATCGTAGAATTTTATTTTAAGGTTTTTTTACTATGAACTTCAAACGCTTATTGCTAATTATCTTAGTAGTTTTATCCTTGAATTCTCAAGCGCAGGCAAGAGACAAAAGTGCCTTTCAAATTTATGGCGACATCTTTCAATTTCTCCCATTATTTGCAGCAACCTACTCTCTTGCCATACAAGATTATAAAGGTGTAGGACAATTAGCAATCGGCATAGGCAGTACCCTTGCAGTTACCTTTGCAACTAAATACACTTTTTCAGAAATTGCGAAATCTCACCCTAATTTAGCCGCTATTAGTAAAAGACCTGATAATACAGGCTACAATGGTTTTCCATCAGGACATACCGCATCAGCCTTTTCTGCTGCAGGTTTTATGCAAAGACGCTATGGATGGAAGCTTGGTGTACCTACCACAGTCCTTGCTACCCTTGTAGGCGTCTCACGCGTTTATGCAAAAAGACATAGCATCACACAAGTAATTGCAGGAGCAATTCTAGGATATGGTCTCTCTTATCTTGTAAGCTCAAAATATAATATCAATCTCCAGGTAGATGTCGATAGTCAAACGCTAGATAATGGTGCAACTAACAAACAAATATCACTTTCTTTTTATCACAGATTCTAAGCGCTAATCTTTCATCTTGTATGCTTTTTATAAGTCAATAAAAACCTCGTTTATCCTCTGTTACTATCTCTCAACAGCACAAAACATTCTGTAATAATTATTTTAGTACCCACAATCATACATCACTAGAATCTAAAATTATCCGCCAAAAATTAAATGATTTTTAATTCCTGGTATCATAAATGATGATTGTTTTTACCCAAAATCCTTGGAAGTGTAATTCCTTTTTGACCTTGATATTTTCCTTTTTTATCCTTATAACTGACCTCGCAAGCCTCATCACCTTCCAAAAACAACACCTGTGCTATACCTTCATTAACATAAATTTTTGCAGGCAATGGCGTGGTGTTTGAAATTTCAATTGTAATATGTCCTTCAAATTCCGGCTCAAATGGCGTAACATTGACAATAATCCCACAACGCGCATAAGTGCTTTTTCCAAGGCAAATAGCCAATACATTTCTTGGCATTTTAAAGTATTCAACCGTTCTTGCAAGTGCAAAAGAATTTGGTGGCACGAGGCAATATTTATCTTTGCTTGCATCAACCTTGACGACACTATTTTTATCAAAATTTTTAGGATCCACCAAAGTCGCACCTATATTTGTAAAAATCATAAATTCACTACCTACGCGGATATCGTACCCATAGCTGCTTAACCCATAACTAACCAACCCTGTACCAACTTGATTCTCACAAAACGGGTCAATCATTTGATATTTTTGACACATCTCTTTAATCCACTTATCAGATTTCAAACCCATTGTTTTATCCTTTTTTACAAAACTACTCTTATTTTTGGTATTATAGCAGAGTTAAAAACTCTATGCATGTTAATTGCAATAAGGATTAAAATATGAATTTAAAAGAGATAAAAGAACTTGTCGAAATCTTCAACGCAAGTGATATTGCTAAGCTACAAATCAAACAAGAAAATTTTGAAATCAAAATGGACAAAAATTCAAATATATTATCAAATACTCCACTTGTGCAGCCTGCAATCCCTGCACAATTAGCACCCACAGCTGCCACACAGCCAAGCCAAGCCCCTATTCCCACAGAGCAAAATCACACTTCTGGAGAATTTATCACCTCTCCAATGGTAGGAACATTTTATCATTGCCCATCTCCAGGAGCAGCACCTTATGTTAAAGTAGGTGATACTGTCAAAAAAGGACAGACAATCGGAATTGTAGAAGCAATGAAAATTATGAATGAAATTGAAGCAGATTTTGACTGCAAGATTCTTGCAATTGAAGCTAATGATGGACAACCAGTTGAATTTGGATCAAAACTTGTAAAAGTAGAGAAACTATAATGAAAAAAGTGGAACAAAAAGAGATTAAAAGAATCTTAATTGCTAATCGTGGAGAGATTGCTCTGCGTGCTATTAGAACTATTCAAGAAATGGGAAAAGAGGCAATTGCAATTTATTCTACTGCAGATAAAGATACTCATTATCTTGATTTAGCAGATACTAAAATCTGTATCGGTGGTCCAAAATCAAGTGAAAGCTATCTTAATATCCCAGCTATTATGAGCGCAGCAGAGCTTTTTGAAGCTGATGCAATTTTTCCAGGTTATGGATTTTTAAGCGAAAATCAAAATTTTGTAGAAATCTGTTCGCATCACGACATAGAATTTATAGGGCCAAATTCCGAAGTCATGGTATTAATGAGCGACAAATCTAAGGCTAAAGATGTGATGAAAGATGCAGGTGTCCCTGTTATTATGGGAAGTGATGGGGCACTAAAGAGCTATCAAGAGGCTCAAGAAGTAGCCAAAAAAATTGGCTATCCTGTTATTATCAAAGCCGCTGCTGGTGGTGGTGGTAGAGGAATGAGGGTTGTAGAAAACGAAAGTCTTTTAAAAAATCTCTATTTAGCCGCAGAATCTGAAGCACTAAGTGCTTTTGGAGATGGCACAATTTATATGGAAAAATTTATCCACAATCCTAAACATATTGAAGTGCAAATTCTAGCCGATAAACATGGTAATGTAATCCATGTGGGAGAGAGAGATTGCTCAGTCCAAAGGCGTAATCAAAAACTTATCGAAGAAACCCCTGCGGTTGTTTTATCACCAGAAGTAAGACAAAAACTTTTAGACACTGCTGTAAAAGCTGCCAAATATATCGGTTATGTGGGTGCCGGAACTTTTGAATTCTTATTAGATTCTAACAATAAAGATTTTTATTTTATGGAAATGAATACAAGATTACAAGTAGAGCACACAATTAGTGAAATGGTAAGTGGTCTTGATATGGTAGAATGGATGATTAAAATTGCAGAAGGAAAAACCCTGCCAAGTCAAGATAGCATCACCTTCAATGGCCATGCAATTGAATGTAGAATCACCGCAGAGGATCCTAAAAAATTCTATCCTTGCCCAGGAAAAATTACTAAATGGATTGCACCAGGTGGAGCAAATGTAAGACTTGATACTCATGCATATGCAGGCTACACTGTGCCGATGTTTTATGATTCTATGATTGGAAAATTGATTGTTTGGGGTGAAACAAGAGAAAAGGCTATTGCAAAAACCAAGCGCGCATTAAAAGAATTCTGTATAGAAGGTATCAAAACAACCATTCCATTCCACATTGATATGATGAATAATTCTGTATTTAAAAATGCTGCGATACACACCAAATACTTGGAACAAAATATGGAATAAAAAATGCTTGTATTAGTTCAATAAGTTTCAAGGAAGGAATTATGAAAATTACACCACATGCCTCTAATACCTTTAACCTCATTCATAAAAATGATAAAGAGGCAAAAAAGAATATTCAAGAAAAACCCAAGACTATCCAAGACACCCTAGCGTTATCACAAACTAATCATGCTGCACACATCAAAGAAGCAAATAAGGCTATTGGTGCTCTACAAACACTTAGCAAATCTCTTGATAAAATTGATGCAAACACGCAACACCTATTAAACAACAAACAAGATTCTGCATCAAAACAAGCAATACAAAATACTATATCCCAAAGCACATTTGATGGAAAAAAAGTTTTTGATCAAGATTTTAAAAATTTTTCTAAAAATATTAAATTTAATTCACAAGCAATCAAAGAACAAGCTTCGCATCTCAATAGTGATGCAGAAATACGCAAATTTAATCAAGAAATTAAAACACAAAAAAACTTTGCAAAACAAGCAATTGCGATTTTGCAAAATGATATTAGCAAAACCCTTACAACTGATAACAAAGATTACACAAAGCTTGATAGCAAGATGCTAAAGTCTCCACTCTTTGAAAAATCACATAATCTCAATGCACTTTCTCTTGATAAGGTTTCAAGGCTTCTTGCATAATGCAACCCTACAGCACACAATTTCTGCAGGAAGATGATTTTTTAGAAGTAATCACAGCTCTAAAAAATCCCCTCCTCACCCAAGGTAATATCACTCTTGAATTTGAAAAAGCGTTAAGTAAATTTTGCAACGCTAAATATGCTTTGGTTTTTAACTCTGCCACTTCAGCACTCTATGCAGCCTATAATGCTTTAAATTTAGAAAATTCTGAAGTCATTACAACTCCTCTTAGTTTTGTAGCCACTACAAATATGCTTTTACAAAATCATGCAACCCCAATATTTTGCGATATCAAACAAGATGGAAATATCAATCCTGAAAAAATTATCCCATTAATTACCAAAAAAACAAAAGCTATTGTAAGTGTGGATTATGGTGGCAAAAGCGTAGATATTGATTCTATCAAAGCGATTTGCAAAGAATATAACCTTTCTTTCATTTCAGATAGCTCCCATGCCATAGGTAGCGAATACAAAAATCAAAAAGTCGGTGGCCTTGCTGATGCCACAATTTTTAGTTTTCATCCAGTAAAACCCATGACAACCCTAGAAGGTGGAGCGCTTCTCACAAACTCCAAAGCCATTTATGAAAAAGCAAAGCTTGTGCGCTCTCATGGAGTAATCAAAAAAAATTTATGGCATTATGATGTAATATGCAATGGATTTAATTTTAGAATGAATGAAGTTCAAGCTGCGCTTGGAATCTCTCAACTCAAAAAACTTCCACATTTTATACAAGTGCGAGAGAATATTGCGAAATTTTATGATAGTTTTTTTGCCAACAACCCATATTTCACAACTATTCATCAAAATAACCCCTATATCTCTAGCAACCACCTCTACACGATTTTACTCAATCCAACACTCCAGCCCAAAAAAGAAAAAGTCTTTCAGCTTTTTCAAGAAAATGGCTTAGGAGTACAAGTACATTACAAACCTATTTACCATTTTTCTTATTATAAAAATCTTTTTGGAAATATCTCTCTCCCCCAAACAGAAGCCTTTTACAATGCCACGCTTTCTATTCCCTGTCACCATAAATTAGAACTACATCAAGCTGAAAAAATCGCACAAAAAATCCTCTATCTATTTTCTAAAATATAATCCCCCTAATCCTATATTTCTCTCTTATTTTATTCGTTAAAAAATCATAATTTAATTAATTTTTTCATAAAAAAGGAATTAAATTTGCTTTTATTACTTCAAATATTAATGGAGTAAAAAATGCAAGTTTCCAACAATTTCAATTCTAGCAATATGCTAAAAGAACTCTTGAATGCCAAACAAGAAGTATCAGAAAATAGCGTTACACAAAGCACTCCTACAACAAACACAATTACAAAACCCATCGATGAACCCCTCCCTAATACTCCAGAAACACTGCCTGAACGCCAGACTTATGGTTTATTAGTTTTAGAACTTATGAGTGATCCTGAA
This genomic window contains:
- the rpsU gene encoding 30S ribosomal protein S21, which encodes MPGIKVRENESFDEAYRKFKKQTDRNLVVTECRARRFFESKTEKRKKQKINAKKKMLKRLYMLRRYESRL
- a CDS encoding phosphatase PAP2 family protein, which codes for MNFKRLLLIILVVLSLNSQAQARDKSAFQIYGDIFQFLPLFAATYSLAIQDYKGVGQLAIGIGSTLAVTFATKYTFSEIAKSHPNLAAISKRPDNTGYNGFPSGHTASAFSAAGFMQRRYGWKLGVPTTVLATLVGVSRVYAKRHSITQVIAGAILGYGLSYLVSSKYNINLQVDVDSQTLDNGATNKQISLSFYHRF
- the dcd gene encoding dCTP deaminase, translating into MGLKSDKWIKEMCQKYQMIDPFCENQVGTGLVSYGLSSYGYDIRVGSEFMIFTNIGATLVDPKNFDKNSVVKVDASKDKYCLVPPNSFALARTVEYFKMPRNVLAICLGKSTYARCGIIVNVTPFEPEFEGHITIEISNTTPLPAKIYVNEGIAQVLFLEGDEACEVSYKDKKGKYQGQKGITLPRILGKNNHHL
- the accB gene encoding acetyl-CoA carboxylase biotin carboxyl carrier protein — protein: MNLKEIKELVEIFNASDIAKLQIKQENFEIKMDKNSNILSNTPLVQPAIPAQLAPTAATQPSQAPIPTEQNHTSGEFITSPMVGTFYHCPSPGAAPYVKVGDTVKKGQTIGIVEAMKIMNEIEADFDCKILAIEANDGQPVEFGSKLVKVEKL
- a CDS encoding acetyl-CoA carboxylase biotin carboxylase subunit gives rise to the protein MKKVEQKEIKRILIANRGEIALRAIRTIQEMGKEAIAIYSTADKDTHYLDLADTKICIGGPKSSESYLNIPAIMSAAELFEADAIFPGYGFLSENQNFVEICSHHDIEFIGPNSEVMVLMSDKSKAKDVMKDAGVPVIMGSDGALKSYQEAQEVAKKIGYPVIIKAAAGGGGRGMRVVENESLLKNLYLAAESEALSAFGDGTIYMEKFIHNPKHIEVQILADKHGNVIHVGERDCSVQRRNQKLIEETPAVVLSPEVRQKLLDTAVKAAKYIGYVGAGTFEFLLDSNNKDFYFMEMNTRLQVEHTISEMVSGLDMVEWMIKIAEGKTLPSQDSITFNGHAIECRITAEDPKKFYPCPGKITKWIAPGGANVRLDTHAYAGYTVPMFYDSMIGKLIVWGETREKAIAKTKRALKEFCIEGIKTTIPFHIDMMNNSVFKNAAIHTKYLEQNME
- a CDS encoding flagellar FLiS export co-chaperone, with product MKITPHASNTFNLIHKNDKEAKKNIQEKPKTIQDTLALSQTNHAAHIKEANKAIGALQTLSKSLDKIDANTQHLLNNKQDSASKQAIQNTISQSTFDGKKVFDQDFKNFSKNIKFNSQAIKEQASHLNSDAEIRKFNQEIKTQKNFAKQAIAILQNDISKTLTTDNKDYTKLDSKMLKSPLFEKSHNLNALSLDKVSRLLA
- the pseC gene encoding UDP-4-amino-4,6-dideoxy-N-acetyl-beta-L-altrosamine transaminase; amino-acid sequence: MQPYSTQFLQEDDFLEVITALKNPLLTQGNITLEFEKALSKFCNAKYALVFNSATSALYAAYNALNLENSEVITTPLSFVATTNMLLQNHATPIFCDIKQDGNINPEKIIPLITKKTKAIVSVDYGGKSVDIDSIKAICKEYNLSFISDSSHAIGSEYKNQKVGGLADATIFSFHPVKPMTTLEGGALLTNSKAIYEKAKLVRSHGVIKKNLWHYDVICNGFNFRMNEVQAALGISQLKKLPHFIQVRENIAKFYDSFFANNPYFTTIHQNNPYISSNHLYTILLNPTLQPKKEKVFQLFQENGLGVQVHYKPIYHFSYYKNLFGNISLPQTEAFYNATLSIPCHHKLELHQAEKIAQKILYLFSKI